The window TATCAACCACTTGTTGCGAAGTGCCATCCGTTTCTGGTCAAAAGACACGCCACCTCATAAAAGGAAATCAGTAAAGATGGATGTGGgcttttccctctttcttcattgcaacttgcaagaaaagaaaaaaatataggcTTCCACAACCCACGCAACCCCACCTTCCAACAAAAAGACAATATTGGGCTTTGTCTCCAAGCATAATAGAAAGAAAGATGATTTTGTAGTTTTGATGGGGTTTGGTTATTTATGAGGAaaccttccaagttccaagtgATCGATCATATATAAAAATTGGGCTCATCTTCTCTATGACgcagcgtaggctgcgcccagacacatgagcctgccattcagggggtaggATGGCCATTGTGcctacccccatgtgtttgggcacagcctgcacccccggcacagagaacattctccaataaaaatttctaaaaaaaaaaaaaaacatgtaaaaaTGAATGATATAAATATCGTCATCAATCCAGACTGTCCATTATGGAGGCATATCTGATCATTAATGTTGACACCATTTGTCATCCAATCATCCAACCCAATTCTCAAGTCTCGAGGGGATCACTTAATACAACTGCATGGCAAAGCACCATAACATTACTCTTTCTTCTTGAAAGAAGGAGCTTTgtattaaataaagaataaaaaataggatttacaatctaaaaaacagaaaaaaagggTTTCCCTTCCCTTGTTTCAATGATTCCGTTTGtgggaaaaagattttttttttcaaatttattctGAAAATATGACTCTCTTATTgatgatatttttttcaaaatatccaTTGGAACGTGGAGATTCTTTGTCACACTAGCAGTATGAAGACTCCTCCTTGTCtataaaaattaagggaaaaagttctctgtctgggagtgtggcctatgccagcacgcccatgagtctatctctcttaggggtgcaagtttggccctatcgacccgaacccgccctagcccgccctgagcccgaacaggatCTGGGCTAAGATATTTGGCTCTGAGGGCgagtcagggctggaaatttctgaccctgagttagggtcgagtcgggttagggttgatgcCTCGaactaagcttggcccggccctgATTtcagttatactataaaatatttattgatataatttatacattataaactttaaatttcaccgacatttttttatataatatattatatatgaagacaataagtgttataatataatttattatattgttattttatgtaaaattaataatgttcttcccagcccattctagcccatgcatttcttttcccctccccatgatcagggccaattagggtcggcccgacttgaccctgagggcgggtcagggttggatttttctggccctaagtcagggtcgggtcgggcctgggcccagctaaggggacttagggttgggctaaggTTCTATAAAgctcggcccaacccgaccttatTGCAGccctaatctctctcctcctcatgtgaaaagacacctctacccccttgttttaatgaagagagagatagacacatgggagtgctggcataggccacactcccatacagaaaactgcttccctaaaatTAATTATAAGTAAGGATTTATCAAATGGCTTGAAATTCTGTTGAATCGACTAATTTGGATATGGGAAAAAATCACACGAAAATACCACCCTgttccatgaaataaaaaattacatttagGTTGATGTCCTTGCGTGCACTTGCATTGGCTTCTACATTGGTGTTTGCGCTACACAATCAGACAATGATCTCTTACCCTTTAGAAATAGATCAAGATCAATTTCGATTATATCTTattctttaaatctttttttGAATCAATCGAATTTCAttcttttggtatttttttttttcattaataatATAACAGTAAATTAATGAAACTAATGtataaattttttgaataaaaattttaaaactaaaattaaatatCTATGGAAATCTTTTCATATTCCTCCCAATTTCATTTGTCAACAATCTGATTCCTACAAAACCCCTTTGGTTGTCTAATCCTTTAGCTCTCCTTGGGAGAAGATAGAGTTCCATTTTGGTAATTCTCACTTGTTTCCAAGAATTAAAGGGTCACTTTCAATACCATAACCCATTGATTGAATACTTGAGTGACAGATGGAGGCATCCCTTCCAAGGAAGGAACCATCTTCTTTTTCTGGTACCAAAGGAACCGTCTTCTCTTCTGTGATCTCATCTGCACTCTTCCCTCTGCTTTAATTCCCACTTCACAGCTTACCCTCCATCATAAAAGTTAACTACCACCAAccgcctttcttcttcttccaaacaGATGGTCTCTGCAACTTGTCTTCAATGGGCATCAAAGAACTAATGATCTCCTTCCTGGTAACATTACTCCTCTTCACCCTTCTCTTCATCCCCACAATACTAACCAGACCTGCCACCGGATTCCGGCCAGTAACCACAGTTCATCTACCTAAATCCCAAAATTCATACCCTGTAACCTTTGCTTACCTGATCTCTGCATCAAAGGGAGACCTTCCAAAGCTAAAACGTGCTCTGCAAGCACTGTACCACCCGGGGAATTACTACCTCCTCCACATGGACCACGATGCGACGGCGACAGAGCATCTGGAGCTAACCCAATTCGTCTCCAGCAACCCAGTTTTTGCCCAGATGGGTAATGTTTGGGTGGTGCAGAAATCGAATTTGGTGACCTACAGAGGACCCACTATGCTTGCCACCACTCTCCATGCCATGGCCATGCTTCTGAGGACCTGCAACTGGGATTGGTTTATTAATCTCAGTGCCTCTGACTATCCCTTAATCACTCAAGATGGTAAGGTGAGTGCCcctgtttttctttctccccttctttccttcttgttCTGGGTTTCTTTCTGATTGGATAATTTGTGACCCTTTTTCTCAGATCTGATCCATGCCTTCTCTGACCTACCTAAAGATCTCAATTTCATACAGCACAGCAGCCATTTGGGTTGGAAAATGTGAGAAAATTTTCTGCAGTTTTTTTATCTATCTTTGTTGTTTCACTTGGCAGTAATTCAAACTCATACTCCTTAAATGCTTTTTGATTATTTAGTTTGTGAAGTTAGTGCAACAAAATTAACTAACTTGCTTTAAAATTTGTAGGAATAAGAGAGGAAAACCTATCATCATTGACCCTGGTCTCTATAGCCACAACAAATCAGAGATCTGGTGGGTTATAAAACAGAGGGCTCTCCCAACTGCTTTCAAGCTATATACAGGTTTTTGTCCCCTAATCCTTtctcacttcttcttcaatgttATGCTTCATTATGGAAAAAGGGCACCTGCAAGACATGTAGGAGTATCAGAAAAGTATATAAACCATGTAGTTGAACTTCATTGTGTGACTAATGTTTCTAATGAGATGAAAATCAAAATGCTTGGCAGAGAACAGTAACCACCAAAAACCATTCCAGTGCTTATGAAAAAAATTGCAAACCAAGGCAATAACACATTCATATATCCAAGTGGGAAACATTAACATTGATATAATTAATGTACTTATGTTTCTCATTCCTTATTTTTCCTGCTTCCAGGTTCTGCTTGGACTGTTTTATCTAGATCCTTCGCTGAATACTGTGTAGTGGGTTGGGAGAACCTACCAAGGACTCTCCTTCTATATTACACAAATTTTGTTTCATCTCCAGAGGGATATTTCCAGACAGTAATTTGCAATTCTGAGGATTACAGGAACACAACAGTGAACCATGATCTTCATTACATTAAATGGGATACACCACCAAAGCAGCATCCAAGGTCCCTTGGACTGAAAGATTACAGAAGAATGATTCTTAGCAATGCCGCATTTTCGAGGAAGTTCAAGCCAGATGACCCTGTGCTTGACAAGATCGATCGAGAGCTTCTCAGGCGACTCCATGGGCAATTTACATTTGGGGGTTGGTGTTCAGAAAAAATGGGGAGATACTATACATGTTCAGGTTTGAAGAGCAAGAGATTCGGTGTTCTAAAGCCTGGACCAGGTTCCAAAAGATTGAAAGCTTTGCTAACTAAGATGCTTTCGGTGAGAAATTTCAGGAGAAGGCAATGTAGATGAAatttttatgaaatttaataGAAGATTAAAAGGATGGCTTTCTTATAAATAAATCTgacaaattttttgaagtgattGGAGTGAATAAAATTGAATTGGCTTTATGAGAGcatatttttcttctctcattcTTGGAAATGATGAATTTTATCTTAATTCAATTGAGGAGCAAATTTgcagaaacaaaaataaaagtaaagcTCATTGTTGATGGCAAAAGCCAATACGGTTGTAAAGTAGTTTATACAAATTGGTAaactaaaaattgaaacaaacaaTAAACCAGGAGTCCACCATCATTGCAAATCTGAGTACAACTTGGGAAAGCTAAGAAGTCAATTTAGGAAAAGCAAGAAGCCAATATTGGAAGCAGCAGAACTGCAGAATTAGAGTTGAAAGCCAATCTCCCACCCTGCCCTCCGCGGCTCCGCCCTCTGTATTTCCCTCCTCCACCCCCGCACACCCTTGCCTCCGGATCCACCCTACCTCCCTAGTAGGGAGTCCCTACTCCGCTACGGGAGGAGAGGGGAGTGGACTAcgggtatttttgggtttttgaattATCTGGGGAGAAAGATAAGTGAAAGTGCAAGAATTTTGAGTGATAGTAATTTGCCCCTTTTTTAAAGCatatatgagagacttcaatACTATCCTCCAGGATGCTTGGGAATCTGGttcattttggtgtttttctaCCTTATCCTACCCTATTTTATGGCATcttgatcctctactgctgagctgtccggcaggaccgtgcagcccagacacagtgaggcatgcaatgaccgccttacccccactagAGCAAAACGTTTGGgcaggggcaaggtggtcaCTGCACACCTCACTGTGTCTGGGCTGCACGGTCCTGTCGGGccgctcggcagtagaggatctggattgcATGTGGATATAAGTTTTTTTACGCATTGTTTCAAGTTGTGAGGCcttgtattcttcttcttttctatttttaataaaattctcttTCAAAAGAAGATTTCTCTATTTATGGCAACTTTTTCTCGAAAAGAGGAGAACAAAACATATGTACTCACATTTAGTGTAATTAAATCTTTGTATTTATCATGTTTTAAATACCTCTAGTCATCCTATGTAAaatgcaatttggatcctctattgttgAGCTGTCCGGCAGGATCGTGCTACTAAGACACGGTGAGGCATACAATGTTCGTCTTACCCCCACTCCGGCAAGGCActcggacaggggtaaggcggacattgcgcgCCTCACCGTGTCTTGGCAGCACTGTCCTACTGGGCAGctcaacagtagaggatctgaatcctatAAAATGat is drawn from Telopea speciosissima isolate NSW1024214 ecotype Mountain lineage chromosome 1, Tspe_v1, whole genome shotgun sequence and contains these coding sequences:
- the LOC122648399 gene encoding beta-glucuronosyltransferase GlcAT14A — its product is MGIKELMISFLVTLLLFTLLFIPTILTRPATGFRPVTTVHLPKSQNSYPVTFAYLISASKGDLPKLKRALQALYHPGNYYLLHMDHDATATEHLELTQFVSSNPVFAQMGNVWVVQKSNLVTYRGPTMLATTLHAMAMLLRTCNWDWFINLSASDYPLITQDDLIHAFSDLPKDLNFIQHSSHLGWKMNKRGKPIIIDPGLYSHNKSEIWWVIKQRALPTAFKLYTGSAWTVLSRSFAEYCVVGWENLPRTLLLYYTNFVSSPEGYFQTVICNSEDYRNTTVNHDLHYIKWDTPPKQHPRSLGLKDYRRMILSNAAFSRKFKPDDPVLDKIDRELLRRLHGQFTFGGWCSEKMGRYYTCSGLKSKRFGVLKPGPGSKRLKALLTKMLSVRNFRRRQCR